The genomic interval TGCGCGACCACAGCCACGACCTTCCCAAGAAGGTCCGCGCTCTGGCGCTCAAGCACGCCCTCTCGGCCAAGGCCAAGGCTTCGACCCTGATCGTCGTCGACGACATCAAGGTCGACAACCACAAGACCAAGGCCATGATCGAGCGTTTCGAGAAGCTCGGTCTGTCGAGCGCGCTGATCATCGGCGGCTCTGAAGTGGACGAGAACTTCGGCCGCGCCGCCCGCGCCATTCCGAAGATCGATGTGCTGCCCGTCCAGGGCATCAACGTCTACGACATCCTGCGCCGCGACACGCTCGTGCTGACGCGCGCCGCCGTCGATGCGCTGGAGGAGCGTTTCAAATGAGTGCCGATCCGCGCCACTACGACATCATCGTCTCCCCCGTGATCACGGAGAAGGCGACGAACCTCACCGAGCAGAACAAGGTCGTCTTCCGGGTTGCCCCGAAGGCCACCAAGCCGCAGATCAAGGAAGCGGTCGAGCGTCTGTTCGACGTCAAGGTCACGGGCGTGAACACGCTCACGACCAAGGGCAAGAAGAAGTTCTTCCGCGGGCAGCGCGGGCAGCGTTCGGACGTGAAGAAGGCGATCGTGACCCTCGCCGAGGGTGATACGATCGACGTCACGACCGGCCTCTGAGACTTGAAGCGTTAGGATCAAGCCGATGGCCTTGAAGACATTCAAACCGGTCACGCCGAGCCTGCGCCAGCTCGTGCTCGTCGATCGCCGTGAGCTCTACAAGGGCAAGCCGGTGAAGGCGCTGACCGAGGGCAAGAGCTCCTCGGGCGGCCGCAACAACCTGGGCCGCATCACCGTCCGCTTCCGCGGCGGTGGCCACAAGCGGGTCCTGCGCAACGTCGACTTCAAGCGTCGCGAGAACCTCAACGTTCCCGCGACGGTGGAGCGGATCGAGTACGATCCGAACCGGACGGCGTTCATCGCGCTCATCACCTTCCCCGATGGGAAGCAGAGCTACATCATCGCCCCCCAGCGCCTGTCGCCGGGTGACAAGGTGATCGCCGGTGAGAGCGTCGACGTGAAGCCGGGCAATGCGGCTCCGATCGGCTCCATGCCGGTGGGCACCATCGTCCACAACGTCGAGCTGAAGATCGGCAAGGGTGGCGCGATCGCCCGCTCCGCCGGCAACTACGCTCAGATCGTCGGACGCGACCAGGGCTACGTCACGCTGCGCCTGAACTCGGGCGAGCAGCGCCTGGTGCACGGTCAGTGCTTCGCGACCGTGGGTGCGGTCTCGAACCCGGACCACATGAACATCTCGCTGGGCAAGGCCGGCCGTAACCGCTGGCTCGGCAAGCGCCCGCACGTTCGCGGCGTTGCCATGAACCCGGTGGACCACCCGCACGGCGGCGGCGAGGGTCGTACCTCGGGCGGCCGGAACCCGGTCACGCCCTGGGGCGTGCCCACCAAGGGGAAGAAGACCCGGTCCAACAAGCGGACCGACACCTTCATCCTGTCCAGCCGCCATAACCGCAAGAAGTAACAGCCATGGCACGTTCCCTCTGGAAAGGGCCGTTCGTCGACGGCTACCTCCTCAAGAAGGCCGACGCCGCCCGCGGCGGCAGCCGCAACGAGGTCGTCAAGATCTGGAGCCGTCGCTCCACGATCCTTCCGCAGTTCGTGGGCATCACCTTCGGTGTGCACAACGGACACAAGCATATCCCGGTCTACGTCACCGAGGAGATGGTCGGTCACAAGTTCGGCGAATTCTCGCCGACCCGCACCTTCCCCGGTCACGCGGCCGACAAGAAGGCAAAGAGGCGCTGAGATGGGCAAGCCTGCCACCCCCCGCGCGCTCCCCGAGAACGAGGCGAAGGCCGTCGCGCGGATGCTCCGCGTGTCGCCCCAGAAGCTCAACCTCGTGGCGGCGTTGATCCGCGGCAAGAAGGTCGATACGGCCCTTGCCGATCTCGAATTCTCCCGCAAGCGCATCGCCCGCGATGTGAAGAAGTGCCTGGAGAGCGCGATCGCCAACGCCGAGAACAACCACGATCTCGACGTGGACGATCTCGTCGTCTCCCAGGCCTTCGTCGGCAAGGCGCTGGTGCTCAAGCGCTTCCACGCCCGTGCCCGCGGTCGCGGCGCGCGCATCCTGAAGCCCTTTGCGAACCTCACGATCGTGGTTCGCGAAGTGCGCGCTGAAGCGGCCTGAGGAGTTTACCGATGGGTCAGAAGATCAATCCGATCGGCCTGCGTCTCGGCATCAATCGGACCTGGGATTCCCGCTGGTTCGCCGAGAAGGGCGAGTACGCCAAGCTGATGCATGAGGACGTGGCCATCCGCGCCGCCCTCATGAAGCAGCTCAAGCAGGCCGCCGTCTCGAAGATCGTCATCGAGCGCCCGCACCGGAAGTGCCGCGTCACCATCCACTCGGGCCGTCCGGGCGTGGTGATCGGCAAGAAGGGCGCGGACATCGAGAAGCTGCGCAAGCTCGTCGGCACGATGACCAAGGCCGACGTGACCATCAACATCGTCGAGGTGCGTAAGCCCGAGATCGATGCCACCCTGGTGGCCGAGTCGATCGCGCAGCAGCTCGAGCGCCGTGTCGCCTTCCGTCGCGCCATGAAGCGCGCCGTGCAGTCGGCCATGCGTCTCGGCGCCGAGGGCATCCGCATCAACTGCGCCGGCCGTCTCGGCGGCGCGGAAATCGCCCGCACCGAGTGGTACCGCGAGGGCCGCGTGCCCCTGCATACGCTTCGTGCGGATGTCGATTACGGCACCGCCACTGCCTTCACGACCTACGGGACGTGCGGCATCAAGGTGTGGGTGTTCAAGGGCGAGATCCTCGAGCACGACCCGATGGCGCAGGATAAGAAGGCCCAGGAAGAGGGTGGCCGTTCCGGCGGGCGCCGCGAGCGTGACGGTGATGACCGGGGTGGCCGCGGCCGCCGCGAGCCGTCGCACGCCTGACGCTCGATCAAGCAGAAATCTTGAGAGGCTGCCATGCTGCAACCCAAGAAGACCAAATTTCGTAAGCAGTTCAAGGGTCGCATCAGTGGCGCGGCCAAGGGCGGCTTCGAGCTGAACTTCGGCCAATTCGGCCTCAAGTGCCTGGAGCCCGAGCGCATCACCGCGCGGCAGATCGAGGCGGCCCGCCGCGCGATTACCCGCGAGATGAAGCGTCAGGGCCGGGTGTGGATCCGGGTGTTCCCGGATCTGCCCGTCACCGCCAAGCCCACCGAGGTCCGCATGGGCTCCGGTAAGGGTGCGCCGGAATACTGGGCGGCCCGGGTTCACCCCGGCCGCATCATGTTCGAGGTGGATGGCGTTGCCGAGGACATCGCCCGCGAGGCCCTGCGCCTCGGAGCCGCGAAGCTGCCGGTGCGCACCCGCGTCATCCAGCGCATCGCTGATTGATAGGAAGAGATCATGAAGTCCGACCAGAGACTGTCTGATCTGCGCGCTCTGTCGGCGGATCAGCTTTCCGACGAGCTCATCAGCCTGAAGAAGGAGCAGTTCAACCTGCGCTTCCAGGGCGCGACGGGCCAACTTGAGAACGTCGCCCGGGTCCGTGAGGTCCGCCGCGACATCGCCCGTGTCCGCACGCTGCAGCGTCAGAAGACGCTGGACGCGGCCAAGGCCTGAGGAGATTCCACATGCCCAAGCGCGTCCTTCAAGGCGTCGTCGTCAGCGACAAGACCGATAAGACCATCGTCGTGAAGGTGGAGCGTCGCTTCACCCATCCGGTGATGAAGAAGACGGTTCGCCGTTCGAAGAACTACCATGCGCACGACGAGGCCAATACGGCCAAGATCGGCCAGACGGTGTTCATCGAGGAGTCCCGTCCCTATTCCAAGACCAAGACCTGGAAGCTGGTCGAGGACCAGGCTGCGGCGGCCGAAGCGGCCGGCACGGCGGCTTAGTAGCCTTCTCCATAAGAGTGACGGTGCGGGCGTGGAGCGTGAGCTCCGCGCCCGTTTTCGTTCGTCTGCGGGAAACGGGAGCTGCATGCCCGCGGCGTGCTGCCTCCGCCCGGCGGTCACGATGCCACGCTTGGCTAGGCTGTCGTTCTTGGTGAGCTGAGGCGCGGATCCGTCGGCCCTGCCGATTGGTCGGCCGTAGACGTGTGGCAGGGGCGAGAGGCGCTGCCGTGCTCTCGATGCCGGCGCATTTACTGCGCGTTCGGCCGAGCAGGAATTTTCAAGTGCTGCCCGTGTGGAAGGACGCGCGCAGGCCTCGAAACGTGAGCCGGCAAGCACGCAAACGATGAGGGAGCACATCCAAAGCATATCAAAAGATCGGTCGGGATCTTGAAATATTGCGCAGAGGCACTATATAACAGCTAATATACAACAATTTGGTAGTTTTAGAGATAACTGTTTAAATCTAGTGCTTTTGTAAGCTGCTCACATTCTGGTTTTTGCCGTTCGATCGACAAGCTCCATGAAGGGCCCTGCGAAGATGCAGCGGCTCCTGAAGGAGCGCAGGAATGTCCCGAAACTTCGATCAAGCCTGGGAAGCCCTCGTCGACCATTTCGGTGCCGAGCAGATCAACGGCATCACGAGTTCACGCCGGCAGTTCGGCGACCATCTTTTGCCGGATGCCCAAATCGCGATCGCGGCGCAACTTGTGCCCCATAAGCCGACGCTGCTCGGGGTCCACCAGTTCTACGAACACATCGCTCTCACGATCTCCGGCCTTCTTGTTCGCAGCGGCGAGTATCGGATCCCGATTACGCCGCTCCAGTACCAGGACATGGATGTGGGGGAGGACGATCCGTTCGCGGCTCTGAACAATGGCCTTTGGCTGTTCCAGGTGGAGGGCCGCCCAGCCGCGATCCTCCTCTCCCGCTACATCGACTATTCGGTGCGATCGAGATTTTCGCAGGTCGAGATTGCCACGATGCCGGATCCGGCATCGCTCCAGTTC from Methylobacterium sp. AMS5 carries:
- the rplD gene encoding 50S ribosomal protein L4, which translates into the protein MKLDITTLDGGSAGSVELNEAIYGLEPRADILQRMVRYQLAKRRAGTHAVKNRSDVDRTSKKLYKQKGTGNARHGAASAPQFRGGGRAFGPVVRDHSHDLPKKVRALALKHALSAKAKASTLIVVDDIKVDNHKTKAMIERFEKLGLSSALIIGGSEVDENFGRAARAIPKIDVLPVQGINVYDILRRDTLVLTRAAVDALEERFK
- the rpsQ gene encoding 30S ribosomal protein S17 — translated: MPKRVLQGVVVSDKTDKTIVVKVERRFTHPVMKKTVRRSKNYHAHDEANTAKIGQTVFIEESRPYSKTKTWKLVEDQAAAAEAAGTAA
- the rpsC gene encoding 30S ribosomal protein S3, which encodes MGQKINPIGLRLGINRTWDSRWFAEKGEYAKLMHEDVAIRAALMKQLKQAAVSKIVIERPHRKCRVTIHSGRPGVVIGKKGADIEKLRKLVGTMTKADVTINIVEVRKPEIDATLVAESIAQQLERRVAFRRAMKRAVQSAMRLGAEGIRINCAGRLGGAEIARTEWYREGRVPLHTLRADVDYGTATAFTTYGTCGIKVWVFKGEILEHDPMAQDKKAQEEGGRSGGRRERDGDDRGGRGRREPSHA
- the rplB gene encoding 50S ribosomal protein L2, with product MALKTFKPVTPSLRQLVLVDRRELYKGKPVKALTEGKSSSGGRNNLGRITVRFRGGGHKRVLRNVDFKRRENLNVPATVERIEYDPNRTAFIALITFPDGKQSYIIAPQRLSPGDKVIAGESVDVKPGNAAPIGSMPVGTIVHNVELKIGKGGAIARSAGNYAQIVGRDQGYVTLRLNSGEQRLVHGQCFATVGAVSNPDHMNISLGKAGRNRWLGKRPHVRGVAMNPVDHPHGGGEGRTSGGRNPVTPWGVPTKGKKTRSNKRTDTFILSSRHNRKK
- the rpmC gene encoding 50S ribosomal protein L29, with amino-acid sequence MKSDQRLSDLRALSADQLSDELISLKKEQFNLRFQGATGQLENVARVREVRRDIARVRTLQRQKTLDAAKA
- the rpsS gene encoding 30S ribosomal protein S19, yielding MARSLWKGPFVDGYLLKKADAARGGSRNEVVKIWSRRSTILPQFVGITFGVHNGHKHIPVYVTEEMVGHKFGEFSPTRTFPGHAADKKAKRR
- the rplP gene encoding 50S ribosomal protein L16; the protein is MLQPKKTKFRKQFKGRISGAAKGGFELNFGQFGLKCLEPERITARQIEAARRAITREMKRQGRVWIRVFPDLPVTAKPTEVRMGSGKGAPEYWAARVHPGRIMFEVDGVAEDIAREALRLGAAKLPVRTRVIQRIAD
- a CDS encoding 50S ribosomal protein L23, which encodes MSADPRHYDIIVSPVITEKATNLTEQNKVVFRVAPKATKPQIKEAVERLFDVKVTGVNTLTTKGKKKFFRGQRGQRSDVKKAIVTLAEGDTIDVTTGL
- the rplV gene encoding 50S ribosomal protein L22, which gives rise to MGKPATPRALPENEAKAVARMLRVSPQKLNLVAALIRGKKVDTALADLEFSRKRIARDVKKCLESAIANAENNHDLDVDDLVVSQAFVGKALVLKRFHARARGRGARILKPFANLTIVVREVRAEAA